The DNA sequence GTCGCTGAGCATCGTGGCCATGCTGTCCCGGTCGGGCAGCAGCTTGCGGCCCAGCAATCCCATGTACAGCAGGCCGGTGACGCAGACCACGAGGCCGATGGGCAGGATTTCGAAGATACCGAAGGGTTCAAGACCCTGAGACCGCGCCACGCCGTCCACCAGCAGGTTGGTCGAGGTGCCGATCAGCGTCAGGGACCCGCCCATGATCGCCGCATAGCTGAGCGGGATCAGCAGCTTGGACGCCTTGGCACCCAGCGTCTTGCTCAGCTGCACGACGACCGGGATCATCACCACCACCACCGGCGTATTGTTCATGATCGCCGATGCGCCCATGACCGACAGGATCACCCCGATGACCGCGGTCTTGGGGTGACTGCGGGCATAGCGTTCCGCGGTCTGCGTCAGCACATCCAGCGCCCCGGTGCGCACCAGCGCGCCCATCACGATGAACATCGCCGCGATGGTCCAGGGGGCGGAGTTCGACAGCACCGCCTGCGCCTCCTCATAGGGCAGTACCCCGATGGCCAGCAATGTTGCGGCCCCGGCGATGGCGACGACTTCGGTCGGGAAGGATTCGCGCAGGAACAGCACGAACATAATCACCACCACGGCCAGCGTCAGAACGGCGCTTTCAGTGGGTGAAAAGCTGAGGAATTGCAGCAAGGTGCTTCAACCTTATCTTGGATCAGCGGACACTCTTATCCATCCGGTAACGGCCTGCAAGCAAAGGTGCGCCGAAGGCTGTGAATGGATGCGGAAACGGCACAGATGGCCAGTGTCAGGGCACGCTTTCCTGCAACGTGCCGCCGGTACGGACCGGCACAATGCGCGTGGCGCGCCCGGTGCGGTCGTCGGTCTCGATGTATACTCCCGACAGGGTCGCCTCGTCGTTGGCCGGGGTGAACCGTTCCTTCGGCATGCCAGTGATAAAGCGGCGCAGCGGTTCGGTCTTTTCCATGCCGATGACGGAATGGTAATCCCCGCACATGCCCGCATCGGTCAGATAGCCCGTGCCGCCCGGCAGGATCATCGCATCCGCTGTCGGCACATGGGTATGGGTGCCCACCACCAGCGACGCGCGTCCGTCGCACCAGTGACCTATCGCCATCTTCTCCGACGTCGCCTCGCAATGGAAATCCACGATGACCGCCTGTGCGAGCCCGCCCAGCGGATGGGTTTTCAGCACTGGCTCCAGCGCCGAAAAGGGGTCATCGAAGGGACGCTTCATGAACACCTGACCAAGGGCCTGTGTCACCAGCACCTTCTTGCCATTTTGCGCCGTGAACAGCCGCGCGCCCCGGCCCGGCGCGGACTTGGAAAAATTCAGCGGCCGGACGATGCGCTGCTCCTGCTCGACAAAGCTGAGCATGTCCTTCTGGTCAAAGGCATGGTCGCCCAGCGTCAGGCAGTCTGCGCCCGCGTCCAGCAGTGTTTTGGCGTGCGCCCCGGACAGGCCCATGCCACCGGTGGCGTTTTCACCGTTCACCACGACAAAGTCGAGCTTCCAATCGGTCCGCAGACGGGCGAGGTTTTCGGTGATGGCGCGCCGCCCTGCGCGGCCCATCACGTCGCCGAGAAAGAGTATTTTCATAGCCCTCGGGTTAGGTCCCTCCCCGGCGAAGGGCAAGCGCAAACTGAAGGCCGTGCCCGCCAGCATCCCCGCGACCCGCATTCCAATCATGCCGCCGCAGCCAGGGGGGACGAGCTAGACCTCGACCGCCTGCCCGAAAACCGCGATGGCAAAGCCCAGAACCGCCAGGGCCATGAACCCCGCCGCCCGTGCCTTCTGTCCGCGTCGCCATGCAACCAGCGCCGCGATGCCCGATTGCAGCGCGTAATAGACCGCAAAGGCGCGGGACGCGTAACTGATGATCTGAAACACGTCCGCGACCCAGGTCAGCACCAGCCCCGTGAGGGTCAGGATCAGATACCCAAGTCGCGGGCGGATGCGCTGTCCGGACAGCTCGGCCATCAACCCGCCCGATCCGCTGGTATCCGCGACCGCCGCGCTGAACTGTGCCGCCAGTGCCGCAGCGACCAGCAGCAGCGGCAGAAGCGGCGTGATCACCCCCATCATGTGGACAATCGCCGTCTCGCTGAACTGCAATTCGTCGCGCCGGAACACGTAGCTGACCAGAACGATGTAAAGAATGTAGATCGCCGCCGACAGCCATTGTGCCCATTTCATCGACCGTACCCGCGTGTCGGTGTCATAGCTGGCGCCAAGATAGCGCGAGGTTTCGAACCCCTGCACCGTCACGATCAATCCGAAACCCAGTGTCACCGCCGCCCAGCCTGAAATCTGCGCCACGGGAAAGACCAAAGCACCCTGACCCGACCTTTCGAAGAAGAAGGTCCCCAACCCCACCAGCAGCCCGGCAATGATCGCCAGCTTGATGGTGACGGACAGGTATTCCATCGCCTCAAGCGATCTGAAGCCCCTTGTCCACCCCACGGCGGCAATGACCAGGTAGATTGCCGTGGTCACAATCCGCGCAAACAACGCATCATCGTAGGGCGACAGGCTGACCGCGAAAGCGCCAAAGAGATTGAGGTAGTAAGCGACCGACACGACATAGGCAAAGCAGAGTGCCCAGGACGACACCGTTTCGACCGCGTCGGGCCAGGGCGTCACTCCGGCTTCGATCGCGCGCATGTTGTACCGGATGGCAGCCCCCAGCAGGTAGCTGCCGAGACACAAGGCCACCATGACAGCGGGCGCATAGGCACCGTATTCGTTGTTCAGGATCGGCCCCAGCACCAGAAATCCGCTGCCGATGATCGACGCCAGCGGTGTC is a window from the Sulfitobacter sp. THAF37 genome containing:
- a CDS encoding TIGR00282 family metallophosphoesterase, whose translation is MKILFLGDVMGRAGRRAITENLARLRTDWKLDFVVVNGENATGGMGLSGAHAKTLLDAGADCLTLGDHAFDQKDMLSFVEQEQRIVRPLNFSKSAPGRGARLFTAQNGKKVLVTQALGQVFMKRPFDDPFSALEPVLKTHPLGGLAQAVIVDFHCEATSEKMAIGHWCDGRASLVVGTHTHVPTADAMILPGGTGYLTDAGMCGDYHSVIGMEKTEPLRRFITGMPKERFTPANDEATLSGVYIETDDRTGRATRIVPVRTGGTLQESVP